In a genomic window of Thermosynechococcus sp. CL-1:
- the cas7i gene encoding type I-B CRISPR-associated protein Cas7/Cst2/DevR translates to MTKHLFATIVTTTAVAANNRGEGDGSTLSTLQKITRGNDQYTTVSAEAIRWGLREYFQNHYEKEVNRTFNAETDKYSFKDEQFSAEKYIDDDLFGYMDAKKGKDNEDATTKRRGALEISRAMSLDPYWGDIAFGSKGGEKGKTSIHSTEVHCTAYQYTIALTPESLKKPERALLTLDAIGAVRHVGGNHARFLYDFHPESIVLRITDDPSPWIMDVFKRIGESVGCPRLVRLVEVGDVKADELIVGGEIADTPYGQQLKALGVQVYRGVKEAIAHAKEQLKQQLKLEVPA, encoded by the coding sequence ATGACAAAACATCTTTTTGCAACAATTGTAACGACCACTGCTGTTGCAGCCAATAACCGGGGGGAAGGGGATGGGAGCACTCTCTCAACTTTGCAAAAAATCACCCGTGGCAATGATCAATACACTACTGTGAGTGCAGAAGCGATCCGTTGGGGATTGCGGGAGTATTTTCAAAATCATTATGAAAAAGAGGTGAATCGCACATTTAATGCTGAGACTGACAAGTATAGCTTCAAGGATGAACAATTCAGCGCTGAAAAATACATTGATGATGACTTGTTTGGCTACATGGACGCCAAAAAGGGGAAGGATAATGAAGATGCCACGACCAAACGGCGGGGTGCCCTAGAAATTAGTCGCGCTATGAGTCTGGATCCCTATTGGGGGGATATTGCCTTTGGTTCTAAAGGCGGCGAAAAGGGAAAAACTTCGATTCATAGCACCGAAGTACACTGCACTGCCTATCAGTACACGATCGCCCTCACACCAGAGAGTTTGAAGAAACCAGAACGTGCCCTCCTTACCCTCGATGCCATTGGGGCGGTGCGTCATGTGGGCGGTAACCATGCCCGCTTTTTATACGACTTTCATCCAGAGTCCATTGTGCTTCGGATAACCGATGATCCGAGTCCTTGGATTATGGACGTGTTTAAGCGCATTGGCGAATCGGTGGGCTGCCCGCGGCTAGTGCGACTGGTTGAAGTGGGGGATGTGAAGGCTGATGAGCTAATCGTTGGCGGTGAGATTGCCGATACTCCCTATGGTCAGCAGTTAAAGGCATTGGGGGTTCAGGTCTATCGCGGGGTCAAAGAAGCGATCGCCCACGCCAAAGAACAATTAAAGCAACAACTCAAGCTTGAGGTGCCCGCCTAA
- a CDS encoding histidine phosphatase family protein has translation MRLILIRHGEAVGNASGVMLGRQDVPLTERGRQQVLALREKLPLPHAIYTSPLQRCRDTATLMNPCPDLKVQELAELIEIDQGIFTGLTWAQAQAQHPDLCEELEESDYLIPVPEAESMAMAWQRAKQAWKQLRRHRDEDCVWCISHGGFLQCLISVVLGSDRLWGMEIPPAAWFDFSVRVDLDGRFEAENIRWWRINAFNQCS, from the coding sequence ATGCGTCTAATTTTGATTCGCCATGGAGAAGCCGTTGGTAATGCTTCAGGCGTCATGCTCGGGCGGCAGGATGTACCCCTCACAGAACGAGGACGGCAGCAAGTCCTTGCCTTACGGGAAAAGCTCCCCTTACCCCATGCCATTTACACCAGTCCGCTGCAACGCTGCCGCGATACGGCGACACTCATGAATCCTTGTCCTGACTTAAAGGTTCAAGAGTTGGCGGAGTTAATTGAAATTGATCAGGGCATTTTCACAGGACTCACGTGGGCACAGGCGCAGGCGCAACATCCCGATCTTTGTGAAGAACTGGAGGAGAGTGACTACCTGATTCCAGTTCCCGAGGCAGAGTCAATGGCCATGGCTTGGCAGCGGGCAAAACAGGCTTGGAAACAGCTCCGACGCCACAGGGATGAGGACTGTGTTTGGTGTATTAGTCATGGCGGCTTTTTGCAGTGCCTGATTAGCGTTGTTCTGGGGAGCGATCGCCTGTGGGGGATGGAAATTCCCCCCGCTGCTTGGTTTGACTTTTCAGTACGAGTGGATTTAGATGGCCGCTTTGAGGCAGAAAATATCCGCTGGTGGCGCATCAATGCCTTTAATCAGTGCTCCTAG
- the rppA gene encoding two-component system response regulator RppA, with product MRILLVEDDPEQLEPLSTALSHVGHLVDGVQEGETAQWLMQEKTYDLLILDWMLPKVSGLELCSQYRQQGKSTPILLLTAKDTTADKVMGLDAGADDYLIKPVDVMELLARVRALGRRSPQWLGDQLYLQDLVLDLPSMTLQRGDRTIVLSTREYQFLEFFLRHPGQVISREQLELNLWEWDNQPESNAVSTQIRRLRLRLGELGCADWLETIYGMGYRLQASS from the coding sequence ATGCGCATTCTCCTCGTAGAAGATGATCCAGAGCAACTAGAGCCGCTGAGCACTGCCCTCTCCCACGTGGGGCATCTGGTGGATGGGGTTCAGGAGGGAGAAACAGCCCAATGGCTGATGCAGGAAAAAACCTATGACTTGCTGATTTTGGACTGGATGCTACCGAAAGTCAGTGGCCTCGAACTGTGTAGCCAGTACCGTCAACAGGGGAAGAGCACACCCATACTGTTGCTCACCGCCAAAGATACCACTGCTGACAAAGTGATGGGGCTAGATGCGGGTGCCGATGATTATTTGATCAAGCCCGTGGATGTGATGGAACTGTTGGCGCGGGTGCGTGCCCTTGGCCGGCGATCGCCCCAATGGCTAGGCGATCAATTGTATCTGCAAGATTTAGTCTTAGATTTGCCCTCAATGACACTCCAACGGGGCGATCGCACGATCGTGCTCTCCACAAGGGAATACCAGTTTTTGGAGTTTTTTCTGCGTCATCCGGGGCAAGTCATTAGTCGCGAACAACTGGAACTGAACCTTTGGGAGTGGGACAATCAACCAGAAAGTAACGCCGTCAGTACCCAAATTCGCCGCTTGCGCCTGCGCCTAGGGGAGCTGGGGTGTGCCGATTGGCTAGAGACCATCTACGGTATGGGCTACCGCCTACAAGCCAGTTCCTAG
- the cas3 gene encoding CRISPR-associated helicase Cas3': MAGHTAAVVKSITTLVDALGTGLLQQFGFSNDTRETLRATARLAAYLHDWGKANHQFQGVVRYPLRASNPSVQPQQNPLQYPQLIRHEVGSVLLAWEFRNWLCQCPNADLMTAIAAAGGHHLKLGGQQGRNTGALGEIREGSGDPYLYWYVHHPSFHKLLRYGVRTLGLPQIIPPFALIKWDIKTIKDKRDKVLNAFIEWEPDLAFLAVVKALLIAADAIGSASAQVSTNIQEWIRSELENTLTEADLQKVIDARRGEYPLRPFQIDLKDKSKRVTLARAGCGTGKTLGAYNWALRHGIGRKLFFCYPTTGTSTEGFLGYVHNQVESELLHSRSAVDLELACTGEEEDNGDGAVNEAAQKLEAFKAWGAKVNVCTVDTVLGLLQCHRRPLYCFPALAKAAFVFDEVHCYDDALFGALLRFLKVVKAPILLMSASFLPAQVAAIQQAVAEEIAIIQGPQTLEDLPRYRFHELAQPDWERVQQELDQGGRVLWVCNQVDTAIAIYQEAKKRGLTPLLYHSRFRYEDRVKHHRAVVEAFQQDQAVLAITTQVAEMSLDLSATLLVTQVADPAGLIQRLGRLNRQYCGHSCDALFYPDENVGFPYKQGDLEAGWALARAFKKQDVSQRQLSDWLKQVNINTKPKEHCIWLDGRWQTYSAPLREAGYTITALLEQDLEKIAPLKSSELPRYTLPLPTKNIKGWQRHKSGYLIAPREQWRYCPELGAVEPK; encoded by the coding sequence TTGGCTGGTCATACCGCGGCGGTTGTGAAGTCAATTACCACCTTGGTTGATGCACTGGGCACAGGGTTGCTCCAGCAGTTTGGATTTAGCAACGACACTAGGGAAACCCTGCGGGCAACGGCGCGACTGGCCGCTTATCTGCACGATTGGGGTAAGGCCAATCACCAATTTCAAGGGGTGGTCAGGTACCCCCTCAGGGCTTCAAATCCATCGGTGCAGCCTCAACAGAACCCCTTGCAATACCCACAACTTATCCGTCATGAAGTGGGGTCTGTCTTGCTGGCGTGGGAGTTCCGAAACTGGCTTTGCCAATGCCCCAATGCTGACTTGATGACAGCGATCGCCGCAGCAGGAGGACATCACCTCAAATTAGGCGGTCAGCAGGGGCGAAACACCGGTGCACTGGGGGAGATCCGCGAGGGCAGTGGCGACCCTTACCTGTACTGGTATGTCCATCATCCTTCCTTCCACAAGCTGCTTCGCTATGGGGTGAGAACCCTAGGGCTGCCTCAAATCATTCCTCCTTTTGCGTTAATCAAATGGGATATTAAAACAATCAAAGATAAGCGTGACAAAGTCTTGAATGCTTTCATCGAATGGGAACCAGATCTAGCGTTTCTTGCCGTTGTTAAAGCGCTACTGATTGCAGCAGATGCCATTGGTTCTGCCTCGGCGCAGGTTTCAACGAATATTCAGGAGTGGATTCGATCAGAGCTAGAGAATACCCTCACGGAAGCTGATTTACAAAAGGTCATTGATGCGCGTCGGGGGGAATATCCACTGCGCCCATTTCAGATTGATCTTAAAGACAAGTCGAAACGGGTAACATTGGCACGGGCAGGTTGCGGTACCGGCAAAACCTTGGGGGCTTATAATTGGGCGCTCCGCCACGGCATTGGACGCAAGTTATTTTTCTGCTATCCAACAACCGGCACCAGCACTGAGGGCTTTCTGGGCTATGTTCATAACCAAGTAGAGTCAGAGCTGTTGCACTCTCGGTCGGCTGTTGATTTGGAGTTGGCTTGCACAGGAGAAGAAGAAGACAATGGTGATGGAGCTGTTAATGAGGCCGCTCAGAAATTAGAAGCCTTCAAGGCTTGGGGGGCAAAGGTCAATGTTTGCACTGTGGATACCGTTTTGGGACTCCTGCAATGTCACCGCCGTCCCCTGTACTGCTTTCCAGCTCTTGCCAAGGCTGCTTTCGTCTTTGATGAAGTTCATTGCTATGACGATGCTCTCTTTGGTGCCTTACTGCGATTTCTCAAGGTTGTTAAAGCGCCGATTTTGCTGATGTCTGCCTCATTTCTACCGGCGCAGGTGGCGGCGATTCAGCAGGCAGTGGCAGAGGAAATTGCAATAATTCAAGGCCCTCAAACGCTAGAAGACCTGCCCCGCTATCGTTTCCATGAGCTAGCACAGCCAGATTGGGAGCGGGTTCAGCAAGAACTTGACCAGGGCGGTAGAGTTCTGTGGGTTTGCAATCAGGTCGATACAGCGATCGCCATCTACCAAGAGGCAAAAAAGAGGGGCTTGACGCCTCTCCTTTATCACAGTCGCTTTCGCTATGAAGATCGGGTGAAACACCATCGTGCCGTGGTGGAGGCTTTCCAGCAAGATCAAGCTGTTCTAGCAATTACGACCCAAGTGGCAGAAATGTCTTTGGATCTATCTGCAACCCTCCTTGTGACTCAAGTGGCGGATCCCGCAGGGCTAATTCAGCGATTGGGGCGACTAAATCGCCAATACTGTGGTCATTCCTGTGATGCTCTCTTTTACCCTGACGAAAACGTTGGTTTTCCCTATAAGCAAGGGGACTTAGAGGCAGGCTGGGCACTGGCACGCGCCTTCAAAAAACAAGATGTGAGTCAAAGGCAACTGTCAGACTGGCTCAAGCAAGTGAATATTAACACCAAGCCAAAGGAGCACTGCATCTGGCTAGACGGTCGCTGGCAAACCTACTCTGCTCCCTTGCGTGAAGCAGGCTATACCATTACTGCACTCCTCGAACAAGATCTGGAAAAAATTGCCCCACTGAAGTCGAGTGAATTGCCGCGCTACACCCTTCCCCTCCCTACTAAGAACATCAAAGGTTGGCAGCGCCATAAGAGCGGTTATCTCATTGCCCCTAGAGAGCAGTGGCGCTATTGCCCAGAACTGGGTGCTGTTGAACCTAAGTAG
- the cas5 gene encoding CRISPR-associated protein Cas5: MQLYVDCPCTSFPRSFARDFKETYRYPPPSTIYGMLLSLIGEENLDQHRGVKLAIGIIGADPPISRILRKQRHHKFSKNRLGTYSTSKFSKPNHHELLTDVQVVVKVDSSEENAPLKLVDRLAIAFTTPQQISRFGGLSLGESWALVNGVRPYRDNDGSIRWLIKDNRGLISLPIWIDRQSSQGTFQRFRLGNEFEDHCWVRIPQLTVPTPRSRPSAARRS; this comes from the coding sequence ATGCAACTTTACGTTGATTGTCCCTGTACCAGTTTTCCCCGCAGCTTTGCCCGCGACTTTAAGGAGACCTACCGCTATCCACCCCCCTCCACGATCTATGGCATGCTCCTTTCCCTGATCGGTGAAGAGAATTTGGATCAACATCGGGGTGTCAAACTGGCCATTGGCATTATTGGTGCTGACCCACCCATTTCTCGCATTCTGCGTAAACAGCGGCATCACAAGTTCAGTAAGAATCGCCTCGGCACCTATTCCACGAGTAAATTCTCCAAGCCGAATCACCATGAACTGCTCACAGATGTGCAAGTGGTTGTCAAAGTTGATTCGAGTGAGGAAAATGCACCACTGAAGCTGGTTGATCGGCTGGCGATCGCCTTCACCACACCCCAGCAAATTTCCCGCTTTGGTGGCCTGAGTTTGGGGGAGTCGTGGGCACTGGTCAATGGTGTACGCCCCTATCGGGACAACGATGGCTCGATCCGCTGGCTCATTAAAGACAATCGAGGTCTCATTAGCCTGCCCATCTGGATCGATCGCCAGAGCAGCCAAGGAACCTTTCAACGCTTTCGCTTAGGCAACGAATTTGAAGACCATTGCTGGGTCAGGATTCCGCAGCTAACTGTGCCAACCCCAAGATCGCGACCCTCCGCCGCTCGCAGATCTTGA
- the cas8a1 gene encoding type I-MYXAN CRISPR-associated Cas8a1/Cmx1 — protein MSQFTLSLFDPNFLLPHRAGVAGLALALSELENQRNDAPLAWNITDEAVELTWKDSDQKVVTWLLKQTYQINHQGYLEVPALKLDAQGQYTFTQGVLTTFLQHNTQRKLSNTSVTRTFLIEPDQPEISIEVKPLESCYYTSDIKEAFNNKGAFKKEIPLKGNHLPGLVECFVNGPYQESPQGFLALLFLPLACGYYQLPPQTVGGKLSARSALVIPEVQNLKHWVKRRRAMSGCTYRDFRSSGAGESALHFLLQEKAIEESQQFGVHYCEVYQLGKQVWDAQQAYLKQAVYRVEVMDEVLELYEVARQVFPAHVRQKENGETWLALSKALPWICDNLIGGQPWYAGFFEFYKRNKAYEREGLVKMTEYLNPDERVLFEVVQGAFSVYLSGQFKQAEKQGRQLDYGQVTDKVIYRFQRPSTQQEFATALVDFLSQFRSKAARDKGPQIVHWIHREENWRRARDLVLLAIATYSSKKGDALNGAEVASESMDEVNVTEEEMFSFVDE, from the coding sequence TTGAGTCAGTTTACCCTGTCCCTTTTTGACCCTAATTTCCTCCTCCCCCATCGCGCAGGGGTTGCAGGATTGGCTCTAGCCTTATCTGAACTGGAGAACCAACGCAATGATGCTCCATTGGCGTGGAACATTACTGATGAAGCAGTTGAGTTGACATGGAAAGACAGTGATCAAAAGGTTGTGACATGGCTGCTAAAGCAAACCTATCAGATTAATCACCAAGGCTATCTAGAGGTTCCTGCCCTCAAGCTTGATGCACAGGGGCAATACACGTTTACCCAAGGGGTACTCACCACATTCCTCCAGCACAATACGCAGCGCAAACTCAGCAACACTTCTGTCACTCGCACGTTCTTAATTGAGCCGGATCAACCAGAGATCTCGATTGAGGTGAAGCCCCTAGAGAGCTGTTATTACACCAGCGACATCAAGGAGGCCTTTAACAATAAGGGAGCCTTCAAGAAAGAAATTCCCCTGAAGGGAAATCATCTGCCCGGACTGGTGGAATGTTTTGTCAATGGTCCCTATCAAGAATCGCCGCAGGGCTTTCTGGCGTTGCTTTTTTTGCCCCTTGCCTGTGGCTACTACCAACTTCCTCCCCAAACTGTTGGTGGCAAGCTCTCTGCCCGCTCAGCACTGGTGATTCCTGAAGTTCAAAATCTAAAGCACTGGGTTAAGCGCCGTCGGGCGATGTCGGGGTGCACGTATCGAGACTTTCGTAGCAGTGGCGCTGGTGAATCTGCTTTGCACTTTCTACTGCAAGAGAAGGCGATAGAAGAGAGTCAGCAGTTTGGCGTGCACTACTGCGAGGTTTACCAGTTGGGGAAGCAAGTCTGGGATGCCCAGCAAGCTTACCTGAAACAGGCGGTGTATCGCGTAGAGGTTATGGATGAAGTCCTCGAATTGTATGAAGTCGCTCGCCAAGTTTTTCCTGCGCACGTGCGACAAAAGGAGAATGGTGAAACTTGGTTAGCTCTTTCTAAAGCACTGCCTTGGATTTGTGACAATTTAATTGGAGGTCAGCCTTGGTATGCAGGTTTCTTTGAGTTTTACAAACGTAATAAGGCCTATGAACGTGAAGGGTTGGTAAAAATGACTGAATACTTGAATCCTGATGAGCGAGTGCTGTTTGAGGTGGTCCAAGGTGCCTTTAGCGTATACCTGTCTGGGCAATTCAAACAGGCTGAAAAGCAAGGTCGCCAATTAGACTATGGGCAAGTGACCGATAAGGTTATCTACCGATTCCAACGTCCGAGTACGCAACAGGAATTTGCTACTGCATTGGTGGATTTCCTAAGCCAGTTTCGCAGCAAGGCCGCTCGCGATAAAGGCCCGCAAATTGTTCACTGGATTCACCGTGAGGAAAACTGGCGGCGAGCAAGAGATCTGGTACTGCTGGCGATCGCCACCTACAGCAGTAAGAAGGGAGATGCTCTCAATGGTGCTGAGGTTGCCTCTGAATCAATGGATGAGGTGAATGTAACGGAAGAGGAAATGTTTTCCTTTGTTGATGAATAG
- a CDS encoding ATP-binding protein — protein sequence MLKGLCLKVQGWQRLPPTQRGIVIIALPVCCLLSTVGVLIWLSASIADYEGWVRHTQRVQLEGRELLNHLIDAETGVRGYHLTRQVGFLEPYYTAAAQLPLTLENLEVLISDNPHQLEHFRHFKSLVEETFHLLAQQLEDAPNLSLAETEQRLYFYQQLEQAKQAMDRSRVAINAFMSEEDRLLADRQQHLEALRQINTVVLLLAVVVGLGSSGLAIHWFRQLYQEVDLRGQRLEAACDRLARFTANASHQLRAPIAAILSHAQVGLLLARQAPEQSLPRLEKVATLAKAMGQLVNDLLFLARYEGVSPPDFATSFDLVPFIEQVVQEWQETGTASHHFYLEVPSVPMFIQGDREMLKQVILNLLTNADRYTPKGGTITLRLEPQGSSAVIHVSDTGMGISEAALPHIFDYFYRDERVRQQGISGSGLGLAIVRQIVHLHRGSITVHSQENQGSTFTVRLPLAP from the coding sequence ATGCTGAAGGGATTATGCCTAAAGGTTCAAGGATGGCAGCGACTGCCCCCCACCCAACGGGGCATTGTCATCATTGCCCTACCTGTGTGCTGTCTCTTGAGTACTGTGGGGGTGTTGATTTGGCTCAGTGCTAGCATTGCGGACTACGAAGGATGGGTGCGCCATACGCAACGGGTGCAGCTTGAGGGACGGGAGCTATTAAATCACCTCATTGATGCTGAAACAGGGGTGCGCGGCTATCATCTCACGCGACAGGTGGGCTTTCTCGAACCGTACTACACTGCTGCCGCCCAATTGCCCTTAACCCTTGAGAATTTAGAGGTACTGATCAGCGATAATCCACACCAGTTAGAGCACTTTCGGCACTTCAAATCCTTAGTAGAAGAAACTTTTCACTTGTTAGCCCAGCAACTGGAGGACGCCCCCAACCTTTCTCTAGCAGAGACGGAGCAACGACTCTACTTTTATCAGCAATTGGAGCAAGCAAAACAGGCAATGGATCGTTCCCGTGTTGCTATTAACGCCTTCATGAGCGAAGAAGATCGCCTTTTGGCCGATCGCCAACAACATTTAGAGGCGCTGCGGCAGATCAATACCGTTGTGCTCCTATTGGCGGTGGTGGTGGGGTTGGGCAGTAGTGGTTTAGCAATTCATTGGTTTCGCCAACTCTATCAGGAAGTGGATCTGCGGGGACAGCGTCTTGAGGCCGCCTGCGATCGCCTAGCTCGATTTACGGCCAATGCTTCCCACCAACTGCGAGCACCCATTGCAGCAATTCTCAGCCATGCCCAAGTCGGACTCCTGCTGGCTCGACAAGCCCCTGAGCAGTCCCTACCTCGGCTAGAAAAAGTGGCCACGCTGGCGAAGGCCATGGGACAACTGGTAAATGATTTGCTCTTTCTGGCTCGCTATGAGGGGGTATCTCCCCCAGACTTTGCCACATCCTTTGATTTAGTGCCCTTCATCGAGCAAGTCGTCCAAGAATGGCAGGAAACAGGCACAGCTAGTCATCACTTTTATCTCGAAGTGCCATCGGTTCCTATGTTTATTCAGGGCGATCGCGAGATGCTCAAGCAAGTGATCCTCAATCTGCTCACCAATGCCGATCGCTATACCCCCAAGGGAGGCACGATTACGCTTCGGTTAGAACCGCAGGGAAGCTCAGCAGTAATTCACGTCAGTGATACAGGCATGGGAATTAGTGAAGCGGCTCTGCCCCATATTTTTGATTATTTCTATCGGGATGAGCGGGTGCGACAACAGGGCATTAGCGGTTCAGGGCTAGGACTAGCGATTGTGCGCCAAATCGTCCATCTTCACCGGGGCAGCATCACAGTTCACAGCCAAGAGAATCAAGGTTCTACCTTTACCGTCAGATTGCCCCTTGCTCCCTAG
- the thrC gene encoding threonine synthase, giving the protein MPVTLSAPPIRPAWHGLIHAYGEFLPVSDRTPVVTLYEGNTPLIPVPQIAARIGRNVAVYVKYDGLNPTGSFKDRGMTMAISKAKEAGAEAVICASTGNTSASAAAYARRAGLRAYVLVPEGYVAQGKLAQALLYGAEVIAIEGNFDQALEIVRLMAETYPVTLVNSVNPYRLEGQKTAAFEVVDSLGNAPDWLCIPMGNAGNITAYWMGFCQYREQNRCDRLPRMMGFQAAGSAPLVKGEVVTHPETIATAIRIGNPANWQRAIAVKEASQGAFNAVTDEEILNAYCLLASEEGIFCEPASAASVAGLLKLADQVPSGATVVCVLTGNGLKDPETALKQQSDRFHRHIEPTEQTVAKVMGF; this is encoded by the coding sequence GTGCCTGTAACACTCTCTGCTCCCCCCATCCGTCCTGCTTGGCATGGCCTGATTCACGCTTACGGTGAGTTTTTGCCGGTGAGCGATCGCACCCCAGTGGTCACCCTCTATGAAGGCAATACCCCACTGATTCCCGTGCCTCAAATTGCAGCCCGCATTGGCCGCAACGTCGCGGTGTATGTCAAGTACGATGGCCTCAACCCCACAGGGAGCTTCAAAGATCGTGGCATGACCATGGCCATTTCCAAGGCCAAGGAAGCGGGAGCCGAAGCTGTGATTTGCGCCAGCACAGGAAATACCTCGGCCTCAGCAGCGGCCTACGCGAGACGGGCAGGCTTACGGGCCTATGTCTTGGTGCCCGAAGGGTACGTTGCCCAAGGAAAACTGGCCCAAGCGCTCCTCTATGGTGCTGAAGTGATTGCCATTGAGGGTAACTTTGATCAAGCTTTGGAAATCGTGCGCCTCATGGCAGAAACCTATCCCGTAACCTTGGTGAACTCGGTCAATCCCTATCGCCTAGAGGGGCAGAAAACCGCCGCCTTTGAGGTGGTGGATAGCTTGGGCAATGCCCCCGATTGGCTGTGTATTCCCATGGGTAATGCAGGAAACATTACTGCCTATTGGATGGGCTTTTGCCAGTATCGTGAGCAAAATCGTTGCGATCGCCTGCCGCGGATGATGGGCTTTCAAGCAGCGGGATCTGCCCCCCTTGTCAAGGGCGAGGTTGTCACCCATCCCGAAACGATTGCGACGGCCATTCGCATTGGCAATCCTGCCAACTGGCAACGGGCGATCGCCGTCAAAGAAGCCAGCCAAGGTGCCTTTAATGCCGTTACCGATGAGGAAATCCTGAATGCCTATTGTCTGCTGGCTTCTGAGGAAGGTATCTTCTGTGAACCGGCTAGTGCGGCTTCTGTGGCGGGTCTCTTGAAATTGGCCGATCAGGTGCCCAGTGGTGCCACGGTGGTCTGTGTGCTGACGGGCAATGGTCTCAAGGATCCAGAAACAGCGCTCAAGCAACAGAGCGATCGCTTCCACCGCCACATTGAACCCACTGAGCAAACTGTAGCCAAGGTCATGGGCTTTTAG
- the cas2 gene encoding CRISPR-associated endonuclease Cas2, with product MGESKNWYLICYDIRDPKRWRQAYKQLEGYGERLQFSIFRCRLTPREREKLRWQLEKILTKEDSLLIVGLCSQCVERVCACNRAGTWPMSEQNFKIF from the coding sequence ATGGGTGAATCCAAAAATTGGTACCTCATCTGCTACGACATCCGCGACCCCAAGCGATGGCGACAGGCTTATAAGCAGTTAGAGGGCTATGGTGAACGATTACAGTTCTCGATTTTTCGCTGTCGTCTCACGCCACGGGAGCGGGAAAAGCTGCGCTGGCAACTAGAAAAAATCCTCACAAAGGAAGACAGTCTCCTAATCGTAGGATTGTGCAGCCAATGCGTTGAGCGGGTATGCGCTTGCAACCGAGCGGGGACATGGCCAATGTCGGAGCAGAACTTCAAAATCTTTTAG
- the cas6 gene encoding type I-MYXAN CRISPR-associated protein Cas6/Cmx6 has product MTSHNHFLEIHYSLRGRTLPADHGYALYSAIKKQLQQSGRPDLPSDIPSDLRLSSIAGIPNGEGIIYLNRASRFRLRCPTDQVQTWYRFFQNQVLDIQGHLIRLVQPRITLPEPSGTLAARLVTFKLEAIDHLEVPRYFLESCQKGLTHLGIQGKVFIPSDPNGDLARRTIQVKGKKVVGYRVIVEDLTPEDSLKLQWHGLGGRRHFGCGWFYPVKEEPNAA; this is encoded by the coding sequence ATGACTAGCCACAATCACTTTCTTGAAATCCATTACAGCTTGCGTGGAAGAACACTGCCAGCAGATCATGGCTATGCATTATACTCTGCTATTAAAAAACAGTTGCAACAATCGGGGCGGCCAGATCTACCTTCAGATATACCAAGTGATCTTCGCCTTAGCAGTATTGCTGGAATTCCTAACGGTGAGGGTATTATTTATCTAAATCGTGCTTCACGCTTTCGCCTTCGCTGTCCTACAGATCAAGTGCAGACGTGGTATCGCTTTTTCCAGAACCAAGTGTTGGATATTCAGGGGCATCTGATTCGCCTTGTGCAACCTCGAATTACATTGCCAGAGCCTTCAGGAACCCTCGCAGCTCGCCTAGTCACTTTCAAATTAGAAGCAATTGATCACCTAGAAGTGCCCCGCTATTTTTTGGAATCTTGTCAAAAAGGCCTAACTCATTTAGGCATTCAGGGAAAGGTATTTATTCCTTCTGATCCGAATGGTGATTTAGCACGGCGCACGATTCAAGTGAAAGGCAAAAAAGTCGTAGGCTACCGCGTGATTGTTGAAGATTTAACTCCTGAAGATTCTCTAAAGTTGCAGTGGCATGGATTAGGAGGACGAAGACATTTTGGCTGCGGCTGGTTTTACCCGGTCAAGGAGGAACCGAATGCTGCCTAG